A window of Nitrospirota bacterium genomic DNA:
AGCCTGGACATGCATGCCGGTAATTCTGGTCAGCAGTCTGCTTGTCCTGATGATCTCTTTTGTATTGATATTCGTCGTAGCCTTATAGAAGTCCTTCCTTGTGGCGAGATTCATCACAACTTCTTCCATGGAGCAGTTGCCGGCGCGCTCGCCAATACCGTTGATCGTGCATTCAACCTGCCCTGCGCCGTTACGAATCGCCGCAAGCGAGTTGGCCACCGCAAGACCAAGGTCATTGTGACAGTGCACGGCTATAACTGCACTGTTGCCGATCTTCTCTTTAATCGCCTTGATCATGGCTCCGAACTCTGTCGGCGTGGTGTAGCCGACCGTATCGGGTATATTCACGGTCGAAGCGCCGGCTTCGATTACGGCCTGGACAACATCGATAAGATACGGAAGCTCTGTGCGCGTTGCGTCCATAGGAGAAAACTCGATATCCTCCGCAAGACTTCTTGCAAGCCTGACCATGGCGACCGAACGCTTGAGCGCCTCCTCGCGGCTTACCCGAAACTGATATTTCAGGTGGATATCAGAGGTCGAATGAAACGTATGGATGCGATGCCTAGGCGCATCTTTGACCGCTTCCCAGGCCCTCCTGATATCTTCCTCTTTTGCCCGGGCCAGTCCGGCAATTATGGTGCCCTGCACTTCATTGGCAATACGCTTGACTGCAGCGAAGTCACCTGGGGAGGCTATCGGAAATCCGGCCTCAATGACATCGACTCCGAGTTTAACCAGCTGTTTTGCCATCGAAATCTTTTCGTCGACGTTCATCGAACAGCCTGGTGACTGCTCTCCATCGCGAAGGGTCGTATCGAATATCCTGATCGTTCTCATCATTGCACTCCTGTTGATCCTGGTGGTTGTTCCTGCTTCTGCCTCTGCCTTCTTATAAAGAGAATGCTATTTTCAATTATACCCCAAAAGAGGTACACCATCGCAAAAACAAAAATTGCCGTGGACGGGTGAATCAGCATCACAAACAGGATCATCACAAAAACAATGAGCATCCAGAAGGGCTTCTTCTCCTTGAAGTCCACTTCTTTTATCCCGTGGTATCTGAGCGTGCTGACCATCAGGAGCGCTAAAAAAATCGTAAGCAGGAGATATATGACATGCTTGCCGGGAATACCGTCCCAATGCACATAATAAAAGATTATTACGGAGGAAAGGATAGATGCAGCTCCGGGGATCGGCATACCCTTGAAGGCCTTTGAACCAGGGTTTCCGGTCTGGACGTTAAATCGCGCAAGTCTGAGCGCTCCGCAGGCAACGAACAGGAATGCAGCGGCCCAGCCAAGCCTGCCATAGGACATGAGCGCCCATTTATACATCATGACGGAAGGTGCGACCCCAAACGCGACCAGATCGGACAGTGAGTCAAGTTCAACGCCGAACCGGGTAGTCGTGTTTGTCATCCGGGCAATCCAGCCGTCCAGTCCGTCAAAGATATTAGCAAGAAGTATCGCCCAGGCAGCGTAAAGAAAATTGTCGTTTATGGCAGACATGATGGCATAGAAGCCACAGAACATGCCGCAGAGCGTAAGGGTGTTCGGAAGAAGATATACACCCTTTTTCGGCTGCTTTTCGCCGTGCTGTTTATGTACTGCTTCCATGACTGCTACCCCCTGAAATCTCGCCGAGGACCGTCTCTCCGGCCTTGACCATATCACCCAGCCTGATCTTTATCAGCGTATCCTTTGGAAGATAGATATCAACCCTTGAACTGAACTTAATCAGTCCATAGCGCTCCCCCCGCCGCAAGCTGTCTCCCTCAGTCTTCCTGCAGACAGCCCTGCGGGCAACAAAACCCGCAACCTGCCTCAGCAATAGATCTCCGTATTGCGTTTCATACACCATATCTATATGCTCGTTCTGCAGCGAGGCCTCGTCCTTATAGGCAGCGAGGAATTTTCCCTTCACATGCTGAACGTTCTTTACCCTGCCGTCGCAGGGCACGCGGTTCACATGCACATTAAAAGGGGACATGAATATGCTTATCTGCTTTACGTCGGCATGGAGATGCTCATTCTCAAACAGGTCCTTTATAACAATGATTTTCCCGTCAGCAGGCGCAACAAAGACATTGTTCCCTTCAGTCACGGAACGCTCGGGATCTCTGAAGAAATAGAACATGAAAAGGGTCAGGAAAACGGGAATGACAGCAATGCCGGGTCCGCCGATCCAGAACAGAATTCCGGAGACGGCAGCAAAGAAGATAATGAACGGATAGCCTTCAGAAGCGAATTTCATGGTATCAAGAAGCAGTGGCCAGGGTTGGAGCTCTTATTCCCCCAACTCTGGCCACCGCAAAATTAGGCCTTTGACTTATCGACCAGTTTGCCCTTCTTGAGCCAGGGCATCATGGAACGGAGTTTGCCTCCAACCTCTTCGATCTGGTGCTCTTCGCCTTTCCGGGTAAGCGCATTAAAGGTAGGTTTGTTCGCCCTGCACTCAAGCATCCATTCCTTTGCGAAAACGCCGTCCTGGATCTCGGTGAGGATCTTCTTCATCTCTTTCTTTGTATCCTCCGTAACCACCCTGGGGCCGCGGGTAAGGTCGCCATACTGAGCGGTATTGCTGATCGAATAGCGCATATTGGATATGCCTCCCTCGTAAATGAGGTCTACGATAAGCTTCACCTCATGCAGGCACTCGAAATACGCCATCTCAGGGGCATAGCCCGCCTCGACCAGTGTCTCAAAACCTGCCTGGATGAGAGAGGTAACGCCGCCGCAGAGCACTGCCTGCTCGCCAAAAAGGTCAGTTTCTGTTTCTTCCTTGAACGTCGTCTCAATGATGCCGGCCCTGCCGCCGCCGTTAGCAGAGGCATACGCAAGGGCAATGCTCTTGGTATTCTTGGAAGGGTCCTGATGGACTGCGATCAGACAGGGGACGCCGCTGCCTCTGGAATATTCTGCCCTGACCAGATGCCCCGGTCCCTTCGGTGCTGCCATGAAGACATTCACATGCGCAGGCGGCACGATCTGGCCGAAATGGATATTGAAGCCGTGGGCAAATGCAAGGTAGACGCCCTTCTTCATATTAGGCGCAATTTCGTTATTATAGATGTCAGCCTGATATTCATCAGGGAGCAGGATCATAATCACATCGGCGATCTTTGCCGCATCTGCAGGGGTCATCACCTTGAAACCGGCAGCCTTTGCCTTGTCCCAGCTTGAGCCTTTCCTTACGCCGATGGTTACATCCATGCCGCTTTCTTTCAGGTTGTTCGCGTGAGCATGCCCCTGACTGCCATATCCCATGATAACGATCTTCTTTTTCTTCAGCACTCCAGGATTTGCATCTTTATCGTAATAAACTTTTATCATACTTCCTCCTTAAGATTTTTCTTTATGGTTTGGTGAGTTAGAGCCCATATTATAGAATAAATACGCGGATTTTTCTATTTGCCGAATTATCGCGGCAATTGCGTCTTCAGTTCAGAGATTCTTTTATTCATTACTGGATGGATTTTTTCCGGTGCGATCTCCATAAGAGGCACCAGCACAAAATCTCTTTCATGCCGATGAGGATGAGGAATCTTCAGATCAGCCGAGTCAATGATCCTGTCGTCATACAAAAGGATATCAAGATCAATGACGCGTGGCCCCCAGTGTGCAGTCTTTTCTCTGCCCATCGCTCTCTCTATGTTTTTCAGGAGAAGGAGAAATTCTTCAGGTCCAAGATCTGTCCCGGCCTCAATCGCAAGGTTGATAAAATGCGGCTGTTCCGTTACGCCCCAGGGCTCTGTCTCGATCATGGAGGACTGCTTAGTAACCTTAACGCCGCGGTTTTTAAGCAGTCTGATTGCCTCCAGACAGTTTTCCTGCCTGTTGCCGAGATTCGATCCTATGCCGATAAAGACAATCGACACTGCCGGTTACAAAACCTTCCGTATCCTCTCAACCGCCTCTTTCATGCGCGCAGCAGGGACAGTCAATGCAAACCGTATATATCCTTCTCCGGGGGCACCGAAACCGTTGCCGGGTGTGCCTAACACTCCAGCCTTATCGAGCAGATGCGCAACAAAGGACGAGGAATTATATCCCTGAGGAACTTTCGTCCAGAGATAAAAGGACGCCTTTGGCTTGATCACTTCCATGCCGAGGTCTTTGAGCCCTGCATAGAGCACATCTCTTCTTTCCTGATACGTGTCCCTGATTTCGGCAAGAACATT
This region includes:
- a CDS encoding 2-isopropylmalate synthase; the protein is MRTIRIFDTTLRDGEQSPGCSMNVDEKISMAKQLVKLGVDVIEAGFPIASPGDFAAVKRIANEVQGTIIAGLARAKEEDIRRAWEAVKDAPRHRIHTFHSTSDIHLKYQFRVSREEALKRSVAMVRLARSLAEDIEFSPMDATRTELPYLIDVVQAVIEAGASTVNIPDTVGYTTPTEFGAMIKAIKEKIGNSAVIAVHCHNDLGLAVANSLAAIRNGAGQVECTINGIGERAGNCSMEEVVMNLATRKDFYKATTNINTKEIIRTSRLLTRITGMHVQANKAIVGANAFAHESGIHQDGLLKEKMTYEIMRPEDIGLKQTELILGKHSGRHAFKSRLHELGYDLAPEDIESAFVKFKHLADQKKEIFDEDIETLVTEEFSKIPAVFRLMDLKVASGMGVVPKSTVKMKIRGRSVQKTAKGDGPVDATYKAIVGMTKTKSNLLKFEVKGITGGTDALGEVVVTLEENGKNARGQGADTDIIVAAAKAYINALNKIALRKK
- the pssA gene encoding CDP-diacylglycerol--serine O-phosphatidyltransferase codes for the protein MEAVHKQHGEKQPKKGVYLLPNTLTLCGMFCGFYAIMSAINDNFLYAAWAILLANIFDGLDGWIARMTNTTTRFGVELDSLSDLVAFGVAPSVMMYKWALMSYGRLGWAAAFLFVACGALRLARFNVQTGNPGSKAFKGMPIPGAASILSSVIIFYYVHWDGIPGKHVIYLLLTIFLALLMVSTLRYHGIKEVDFKEKKPFWMLIVFVMILFVMLIHPSTAIFVFAMVYLFWGIIENSILFIRRQRQKQEQPPGSTGVQ
- the folK gene encoding 2-amino-4-hydroxy-6-hydroxymethyldihydropteridine diphosphokinase yields the protein MSIVFIGIGSNLGNRQENCLEAIRLLKNRGVKVTKQSSMIETEPWGVTEQPHFINLAIEAGTDLGPEEFLLLLKNIERAMGREKTAHWGPRVIDLDILLYDDRIIDSADLKIPHPHRHERDFVLVPLMEIAPEKIHPVMNKRISELKTQLPR
- a CDS encoding phosphatidylserine decarboxylase family protein, whose product is MKFASEGYPFIIFFAAVSGILFWIGGPGIAVIPVFLTLFMFYFFRDPERSVTEGNNVFVAPADGKIIVIKDLFENEHLHADVKQISIFMSPFNVHVNRVPCDGRVKNVQHVKGKFLAAYKDEASLQNEHIDMVYETQYGDLLLRQVAGFVARRAVCRKTEGDSLRRGERYGLIKFSSRVDIYLPKDTLIKIRLGDMVKAGETVLGEISGGSSHGSST
- the ilvC gene encoding ketol-acid reductoisomerase → MKVYYDKDANPGVLKKKKIVIMGYGSQGHAHANNLKESGMDVTIGVRKGSSWDKAKAAGFKVMTPADAAKIADVIMILLPDEYQADIYNNEIAPNMKKGVYLAFAHGFNIHFGQIVPPAHVNVFMAAPKGPGHLVRAEYSRGSGVPCLIAVHQDPSKNTKSIALAYASANGGGRAGIIETTFKEETETDLFGEQAVLCGGVTSLIQAGFETLVEAGYAPEMAYFECLHEVKLIVDLIYEGGISNMRYSISNTAQYGDLTRGPRVVTEDTKKEMKKILTEIQDGVFAKEWMLECRANKPTFNALTRKGEEHQIEEVGGKLRSMMPWLKKGKLVDKSKA